In Salvelinus namaycush isolate Seneca chromosome 20, SaNama_1.0, whole genome shotgun sequence, the following proteins share a genomic window:
- the LOC120064880 gene encoding basic salivary proline-rich protein 1-like has protein sequence MGAAGRLAVKEADQQPEGSNPRRSPPRHEPEAGSNPRSSPPRHEPEAGSNPRSSPPRHEPDGGSNPRSSPPRHEPEGGSNPRSSPPRHEPEGGSNPRSSPPRHEPEAGSNPRSSPPRHEPERGSNPRSSPPRHEPERGSNPRSSPPRHEPEGGSNPRSSPPRHETDGGSNPRSSPPRHEPEAGSNPRSSPPRHEPEGGSNPRRSPPRHEPEGGSNPRRSPPRHEPEGGSNLFFKFPVVIKAP, from the exons atgggggcggcaggtagactagcggtTAAAGAGGCGGACCAGCAACCAGAGG GCTCCaacccacgaagatctcccccacggcacgaacccgaggcaGGCTCCAACCCACGAAgctctcccccacggcacgaacccgaggcaGGCTCCAACCCACGAAgctctcccccacggcacgaacccgatgGAGGCTCCAACCCACGAAgctctcccccacggcacgaacccgagggagGCTCCAACCCACGAAgctctcccccacggcacgaacccgagggagGCTCCAACCCACGAAgctctcccccacggcacgaacccgaggcaGGCTCCAACCCACGAAgctctcccccacggcacgaacccgagagAGGCTCCAACCCACGAAgctctcccccacggcacgaacccgagagAGGCTCCAACCCACGAAgctctcccccacggcacgaacccgagggagGCTCCAACCCACGAAgctctcccccacggcacgaaacCGATGGAGGCTCCAACCCACGAAgctctcccccacggcacgaacccgaggcaGGCTCCAACCCACGAAgctctcccccacggcacgaacccgagggagGCTCCaacccacgaagatctcccccacggcacgaacccgagggagGCTCCaacccacgaagatctcccccacggcacgaacccgagggagGCTCCAACCTTTTtttcaagttcccagttgtcataAAAGCACCATAA